A genome region from Piliocolobus tephrosceles isolate RC106 chromosome 8, ASM277652v3, whole genome shotgun sequence includes the following:
- the LOC111525595 gene encoding 60S ribosomal protein L30 → MVAAKKTKKSLESINSRLQLVMKSGKYVLGYKQTLKMIRQGKAKLVILANNCPALRKSEIEYYAMLAKTGVHHYSGNNIELGTACGKYYRVCTLAIIDPGDSDIIRSMPEQTGEK, encoded by the coding sequence atggtggCCGCAAAGAAGACGAAAAAGTCGCTGGAGTCGATCAACTCTAGGCTCCAACTCGTTATGAAAAGTGGGAAGTACGTCCTGGGGTACAAGCAGACTCTGAAGATGATCAGACAAGGCAAAGCGAAATTGGTCATTCTTGCTAACAACTGCCCAGCTTTGAGGAAATCTGAAATAGAGTACTATGCAATGTTGGCTAAAACTGGTGTCCATCACTACAGTGGAAATAATATTGAACTGGGCACAGCATGCGGAAAATACTACAGAGTGTGCACACTGGCTATCATTGATCCAGGTGACTCTGACATCATTAGAAGCATGCCAGAACAGACTGGTGAAAAGTAA